One stretch of Rhizobium rhizoryzae DNA includes these proteins:
- a CDS encoding SelT/SelW/SelH family protein, with product MNEKPRIAIRYCTQCNWLLRSAWMAQELLQTFSDSIAEVALIPGTGGVFDIRVNDELIWERVRDGGFPGPKDLKQRVRDIIEPGRDLGHVDRTTNKNNGDSGSAS from the coding sequence ATGAACGAGAAGCCCCGAATCGCCATCCGCTACTGCACGCAATGCAACTGGCTGCTCAGATCTGCCTGGATGGCGCAGGAACTCCTTCAAACCTTCAGTGATAGCATCGCAGAGGTGGCGCTGATCCCCGGAACCGGCGGCGTGTTCGACATCCGCGTCAATGACGAGCTCATCTGGGAACGCGTGAGAGATGGTGGATTTCCAGGTCCGAAGGATCTTAAACAGCGCGTTCGGGACATCATAGAACCGGGACGGGATCTCGGTCACGTTGACCGAACCACGAATAAAAACAATGGGGATAGCGGTTCCGCCAGTTGA
- a CDS encoding C40 family peptidase produces the protein MSSPLDRRLFAFRPDLADQRLEGQVTADRYVEGEAATIGIPVTDLRPAPDLSRGIDTQLLFGEPVRVFDRRDGWAWVQAEEDGYVGYLPESDVTPRAVPTHWISVPRTFVYPEAELRKVPLHALSLGSRVTVTGEAETRGTRYFLLATGGAIIAKHCVPIGEEVHADYVAIAAEFLNTPYLWGGRSGFGIDCSGLVQLAMMMAGMKAPRDSDMLAAFGREITQDALKRGDLVFWKGHVGIMEDEETLLHANGHTMTVARENLKAAIERIGWLYDRPTGFRTPF, from the coding sequence ATGTCGTCACCCCTCGATCGTCGTCTTTTCGCCTTCCGGCCGGATCTTGCCGATCAACGTCTCGAAGGGCAGGTGACGGCAGACCGCTATGTGGAAGGGGAGGCAGCAACTATCGGCATTCCTGTGACCGACCTGCGCCCAGCGCCTGATCTGTCTCGCGGCATCGATACGCAGCTTTTGTTTGGCGAGCCCGTTCGCGTGTTCGACCGGAGGGACGGCTGGGCCTGGGTTCAGGCTGAGGAGGACGGTTATGTGGGATACCTGCCGGAAAGCGACGTCACGCCGCGGGCAGTTCCCACCCACTGGATCAGCGTTCCCCGAACCTTCGTCTATCCGGAAGCGGAACTGCGCAAAGTACCGCTTCATGCCCTTTCTCTTGGCAGCCGCGTAACCGTGACCGGCGAGGCGGAAACGCGCGGTACCCGCTATTTCCTGCTCGCGACCGGTGGTGCGATCATCGCGAAACATTGCGTTCCGATCGGCGAAGAGGTGCATGCCGATTACGTAGCGATTGCCGCAGAGTTTCTGAACACGCCCTATCTCTGGGGTGGACGCTCAGGTTTCGGGATCGATTGTTCCGGTCTCGTGCAACTCGCCATGATGATGGCCGGGATGAAAGCTCCGCGCGATTCTGACATGTTGGCCGCCTTCGGACGCGAGATCACTCAGGACGCGCTGAAGCGGGGCGATCTCGTGTTCTGGAAGGGGCATGTCGGCATCATGGAAGATGAGGAAACGCTTCTTCATGCCAACGGCCATACGATGACGGTTGCGCGTGAGAACCTGAAGGCTGCCATAGAGCGGATCGGGTGGCTCTACGATCGGCCGACCGGCTTCCGGACACCTTTCTGA
- a CDS encoding MarR family winged helix-turn-helix transcriptional regulator produces the protein MPAELTATEALGLWHRVVLEHVRQDGQDLTLRQISILLHIYLVPPPHTVRALASTLGVTKPVITRALDSLGALQLVERERDPADRRNVIIKRTLAGALYLEKLGDLIRKEARRNAP, from the coding sequence ATGCCCGCGGAGTTGACGGCAACCGAGGCACTGGGCCTCTGGCACCGCGTCGTGCTGGAGCATGTCCGGCAAGACGGTCAGGATCTTACGTTGCGGCAAATCTCCATTCTTCTCCACATCTATCTGGTTCCGCCGCCCCACACGGTGCGGGCCCTGGCTTCGACCCTTGGCGTCACGAAGCCCGTCATCACGCGCGCCCTGGATAGCCTGGGCGCTCTTCAACTGGTCGAGCGTGAGCGAGATCCGGCAGATCGCCGCAACGTCATCATCAAGCGTACCTTGGCCGGTGCGCTCTATCTTGAAAAACTCGGCGACCTGATCCGCAAGGAAGCGCGCCGCAATGCTCCATGA
- a CDS encoding leucyl aminopeptidase family protein — MLPYQFIERPSPFVASDPKALTVYAVTPAELETGVLSKVDETWARAAGFKAEAGSFLLLQGDGATLKGAVFGLGKNPEEAPFACGKLARLLTAGVWRLEAPSLDPQQAALGFGLGGYSFDTYKTGKTPEAFLALADSVDRAALERTLQAVFLARDLVNTPTNDMGPERLGEVFHAIGTHYGATLKAVVGDDLLAQNFPLIHTVGRASAEAPRLLEMRWGRKGAKKVTLVGKGVCFDTGGLDIKPAASMLLMKKDMGGAANVLALACMIMGAELDLDLRVLVPAVENSISANAFRPGDIYRSRKGISVQIDNTDAEGRLILADALAYADEESPDLMIDMATLTGAARVALGPDLPPFFTDDEALASALGSASLEEADPIWRLPLFKGYEKDIRSRAADITNAPSGGMAGAITAALFLKRFVSNAESWVHFDIFAWSPTEKPHGPVGGEAQAIRALFRHISALG; from the coding sequence ATGCTGCCGTATCAGTTCATCGAAAGACCGTCACCCTTCGTTGCCTCCGATCCAAAGGCGTTGACGGTCTATGCCGTTACGCCCGCCGAACTGGAAACAGGTGTCCTCTCAAAGGTCGACGAGACGTGGGCGCGCGCAGCCGGGTTCAAGGCTGAGGCGGGCAGTTTTCTTCTGCTCCAAGGAGATGGGGCGACACTGAAGGGAGCCGTCTTCGGTCTTGGCAAGAACCCTGAGGAGGCCCCGTTTGCCTGCGGCAAGCTGGCGCGCCTGCTTACCGCCGGTGTTTGGCGATTGGAAGCCCCCTCCCTTGATCCGCAGCAGGCGGCCCTGGGTTTTGGTCTCGGCGGCTACAGTTTCGATACCTACAAGACGGGAAAGACACCGGAAGCCTTCCTTGCCCTTGCCGATAGCGTTGATCGGGCGGCGCTGGAACGAACCCTGCAAGCGGTGTTTCTGGCCCGGGATCTCGTGAATACGCCCACCAACGACATGGGGCCAGAGCGGCTTGGCGAAGTCTTCCATGCCATCGGCACGCATTACGGTGCGACCCTGAAGGCCGTCGTCGGCGATGACCTGCTGGCCCAGAACTTTCCGCTCATTCACACGGTTGGTCGGGCGAGTGCCGAGGCGCCGCGACTTTTGGAGATGCGGTGGGGACGAAAAGGCGCAAAGAAGGTCACGCTTGTCGGCAAGGGCGTCTGTTTCGATACAGGCGGCCTCGACATCAAGCCCGCGGCTTCCATGCTGCTTATGAAGAAGGATATGGGGGGCGCGGCAAATGTCCTGGCACTCGCCTGCATGATCATGGGTGCTGAGCTAGATCTCGACCTGCGAGTTCTTGTTCCGGCCGTGGAGAACTCGATCTCTGCCAATGCCTTCCGACCGGGGGATATCTACCGCAGCCGCAAGGGTATTTCGGTCCAGATCGACAATACCGATGCGGAAGGGCGATTGATTCTGGCGGATGCGCTCGCCTATGCCGATGAGGAAAGCCCGGACCTGATGATCGACATGGCGACCCTGACCGGTGCCGCGCGCGTTGCGCTGGGGCCGGACCTGCCGCCATTCTTCACCGACGACGAGGCCCTTGCATCCGCACTTGGCTCAGCGTCGCTCGAGGAAGCCGATCCGATCTGGCGGCTGCCGTTGTTCAAAGGATACGAAAAGGACATCCGCTCCCGCGCGGCAGACATCACCAATGCGCCTTCGGGCGGCATGGCCGGTGCCATTACGGCGGCCCTGTTTCTCAAACGCTTCGTATCGAACGCTGAAAGCTGGGTGCATTTCGATATCTTTGCCTGGTCGCCGACCGAGAAGCCGCATGGCCCTGTGGGCGGTGAGGCGCAGGCCATTCGCGCCCTGTTCCGGCATATTTCCGCCCTTGGCTGA
- a CDS encoding tetratricopeptide repeat protein — translation MTRTFFTFAAERHFWIKALCGVVLPISLASCATSTPKSDRITTGSIPTQTQSLNFGKPLEQMTAAELAQAEQTAGNAYERSPKDKTIGLAYANVLRMTGKNTQALAVMQQVAIAHPSDRDVLAAYGKAQAAAGQLEQALATISRAQTPDRPDWRLYSAEGAVLDQLGRSDEARQKYKLALESQPSEPSVMSNLGMSYVLSGDLKTAENYLRSASKLPTADSRVRQNLSLVVGLQGRFSEAEQIARQELSQTQANANVTYLRSMLSQQNTWAKLSDNRSAKADNATN, via the coding sequence ATGACACGCACCTTCTTCACGTTTGCCGCCGAACGCCATTTCTGGATCAAAGCCCTTTGCGGCGTGGTGCTGCCGATCTCACTCGCATCCTGCGCGACATCCACGCCCAAGAGTGATCGAATCACAACCGGATCCATCCCGACGCAGACGCAGTCCCTGAACTTCGGCAAGCCGCTCGAACAGATGACTGCGGCAGAGCTTGCACAGGCCGAACAGACAGCTGGCAACGCCTATGAACGTTCTCCCAAGGACAAGACCATCGGGCTTGCTTATGCCAACGTTCTTCGCATGACTGGAAAGAACACGCAGGCGCTGGCCGTCATGCAGCAGGTGGCGATTGCCCATCCAAGCGATCGTGACGTTCTGGCCGCCTATGGGAAGGCGCAGGCGGCTGCCGGCCAGCTTGAGCAGGCCTTGGCAACCATCAGCCGTGCGCAGACGCCCGATCGTCCCGATTGGCGCCTCTATTCCGCAGAGGGTGCCGTTCTTGACCAGTTGGGGCGCTCCGATGAGGCACGCCAGAAATACAAACTCGCACTCGAAAGCCAGCCAAGCGAACCAAGCGTCATGTCGAATCTCGGCATGTCCTATGTCCTGTCGGGCGATCTGAAGACGGCGGAAAACTATCTCCGCTCCGCATCCAAGCTTCCAACAGCGGATAGCCGGGTTCGCCAGAACCTTTCGCTCGTCGTGGGCTTGCAGGGCCGCTTTTCCGAAGCGGAGCAGATTGCACGGCAGGAACTCAGCCAGACCCAGGCAAATGCCAACGTCACCTATCTGCGCTCCATGCTTTCCCAGCAGAATACCTGGGCCAAGCTTTCGGACAACAGGAGCGCGAAAGCGGATAACGCGACCAATTGA
- a CDS encoding type II secretion system F family protein, whose product MSEEMAASLTDPAMLLAVLVAVAVFATIYTLVLPLFEGRDLNKRMKAVSSEREQMRLRERARMNSETSRATLRTQNNTSAMQIVERFNLRKALVDDNTVNRLKAAGLRTQNALNVFLAARFLLPFVFLAIVGFWIFGLGNMAERPFAVRLFVAIAAAYIGFYAPNIFVSNRITKRQASIKRAWPDALDLMLICVESGISLEAAMRRVAEEIAQQSAPLAEEMVLTTAELSFLPDRRIALENLAIRTQLDIVKAVTTALIQADRYGTPVAQALRVLAQEGRDERMNEAEKKAAALPPKLTVPMIVFFLPVLIAVILGPAGIQVADRF is encoded by the coding sequence ATGTCGGAAGAAATGGCTGCCAGCCTCACCGATCCGGCAATGTTGCTGGCCGTGCTTGTCGCAGTTGCCGTCTTTGCCACCATCTATACGCTCGTCCTGCCGCTTTTCGAGGGACGCGATCTCAACAAGCGGATGAAGGCGGTTTCCAGCGAGCGCGAGCAGATGCGCCTGCGCGAGCGTGCCAGGATGAATTCGGAGACCAGCCGGGCAACGCTGAGGACACAGAACAACACTTCCGCGATGCAGATCGTCGAGCGTTTCAACCTTCGCAAGGCGCTTGTCGACGATAATACGGTCAATCGCTTGAAGGCAGCGGGTCTTCGCACACAGAACGCCCTGAACGTGTTTCTGGCCGCGCGCTTCCTGCTTCCGTTCGTGTTCCTGGCAATCGTCGGCTTTTGGATTTTCGGCCTTGGCAACATGGCGGAAAGGCCGTTTGCCGTACGTCTGTTCGTGGCGATTGCTGCGGCCTATATCGGCTTTTACGCACCGAACATCTTCGTCTCGAACCGCATCACCAAGCGGCAGGCATCCATCAAGCGCGCATGGCCCGATGCGCTCGATCTGATGTTGATATGCGTCGAGTCCGGCATATCCCTTGAAGCTGCCATGCGCCGCGTGGCGGAAGAAATTGCGCAGCAATCAGCACCTCTGGCCGAAGAAATGGTTCTGACCACGGCTGAGCTTTCCTTCCTTCCCGACAGGCGCATTGCACTCGAGAACCTTGCCATCCGCACCCAGCTCGACATCGTCAAGGCGGTAACGACGGCGCTCATCCAGGCCGACCGCTATGGAACGCCGGTGGCTCAGGCTCTTCGCGTTCTGGCGCAGGAAGGTCGCGACGAGCGGATGAACGAGGCTGAAAAGAAGGCTGCAGCACTACCACCGAAGCTCACGGTTCCCATGATCGTGTTCTTCCTGCCGGTTCTGATCGCCGTCATCCTTGGCCCCGCGGGTATTCAGGTGGCTGACCGCTTCTAG
- a CDS encoding type II secretion system F family protein, protein MDLTVIALAGLVAIAASGLAYAFLFSRIEVEKKTTTRVHKVAAGEGDRAQVKAAKDRVQELSKRRKSMQESLKDLEKKQKEKDKKFGDQSMKAKLPRSGLPLTLGRFYTFSALFGGLVALICLMAGMPLVAILGLGFVAAVGLPRWVIGFLIKRRQDKFLEELPNALEVMVRSIRSGLPLNDAIRLIATDGQEPVKSEFRRVIEAQQVGLSVPEACARMLLTMPLSEVNFFSIVITIQSQAGGNLSEALQNLAKVLRERRKMKAKVKALSMEAKASAVIIGALPFIVATLVYLTSPHYISILFTDARGHIILLFSGFWMAVGIFIMRNMINFDI, encoded by the coding sequence ATGGATCTGACTGTCATCGCCCTTGCGGGCCTCGTTGCCATTGCCGCTTCAGGACTGGCCTACGCCTTTCTCTTTTCCCGCATCGAGGTGGAAAAGAAGACGACCACGCGTGTTCACAAGGTAGCAGCCGGTGAGGGCGATCGTGCGCAAGTAAAGGCCGCGAAAGATCGGGTCCAGGAGCTTTCCAAGCGTCGCAAATCGATGCAGGAATCCTTGAAGGATCTTGAAAAGAAACAAAAGGAAAAGGACAAGAAGTTCGGCGACCAGAGCATGAAGGCAAAGCTGCCTCGTTCCGGTCTGCCACTGACGCTCGGTCGCTTCTATACATTCAGCGCCCTGTTCGGTGGTCTTGTCGCCCTGATATGCCTTATGGCAGGAATGCCGCTGGTCGCCATTCTTGGCCTGGGCTTTGTCGCAGCCGTAGGCTTGCCGCGCTGGGTGATCGGGTTTCTCATCAAGCGGCGTCAGGACAAGTTCCTCGAAGAATTGCCGAACGCACTGGAAGTCATGGTGCGCTCCATCCGGTCCGGCTTGCCTTTGAACGATGCGATCCGACTGATTGCCACCGATGGCCAGGAACCGGTGAAGAGCGAATTCCGGCGTGTGATCGAGGCGCAGCAGGTGGGTCTCAGCGTTCCCGAAGCCTGCGCCCGCATGCTGCTGACCATGCCTCTGTCCGAGGTCAATTTCTTCTCGATCGTCATCACGATCCAGTCTCAGGCGGGTGGCAATCTTTCCGAAGCGCTTCAGAACCTGGCCAAGGTTCTGCGTGAGCGCCGCAAGATGAAGGCCAAGGTCAAGGCGCTTTCAATGGAAGCCAAGGCGTCCGCTGTCATCATCGGCGCGCTTCCCTTCATCGTGGCAACGCTCGTTTACCTGACCTCGCCACACTACATCTCGATCCTTTTCACCGATGCGCGAGGTCATATCATCCTTCTGTTCTCAGGTTTCTGGATGGCAGTGGGGATCTTCATCATGCGCAATATGATCAACTTTGACATCTGA
- a CDS encoding CpaF family protein: MFGKRGHEGFGKSVTPAAVPQPVQPAAASTGQGVQAGGSTDLLLDIGSGAAAQVRQSVAAPPPLAPGAGQRRRPARDEGYYDTKAQVFSALIDTIDLSQLAKLDGESAREEIRDIVNDIITIKNFAMSIAEQEELLEDICNDVLGYGPLEPLLARDDIADIMVNGAGQTFIEVGGKTIESEIRFRDNSQLLSICQRIVSQVGRRVDESSPICDARLPDGSRVNVIAPPLSLDGPALTIRKFKKDKLTLDQLVKFGSITPEGAAVLQIIGRVRCNVVISGGTGSGKTTLLNCLTRYIDGHERIITCEDTAELQLQQPHVVRLETRPPNIEGEGEITMRDLVKNCLRMRPERIIVGEVRGPEVFDLLQAMNTGHDGSMGTIHANTPRECLSRMESMIAMGGFSLPAKTVREIISGSVDVIVQAARLRDGTRRITHITEVVGMEGDVIVTQDLVRYEMEGEDAAGRIIGRHVSTGIAKPHFWDRARYYNEERRLAAALDQMEVKTN; the protein is encoded by the coding sequence ATGTTTGGAAAACGTGGACATGAAGGCTTCGGCAAGTCGGTTACGCCGGCGGCGGTGCCTCAGCCTGTTCAGCCGGCAGCGGCCTCGACCGGCCAAGGCGTTCAGGCTGGCGGGTCGACCGATCTCCTCCTCGATATCGGAAGTGGTGCGGCAGCACAGGTTCGCCAATCCGTCGCAGCGCCGCCGCCGCTTGCGCCCGGAGCGGGCCAGCGCCGCCGTCCTGCCCGGGATGAGGGATATTACGATACGAAGGCCCAAGTCTTTTCTGCCCTGATCGACACGATCGATCTCTCGCAGCTTGCGAAGCTCGACGGCGAAAGCGCCCGTGAAGAAATTCGCGATATCGTCAACGATATCATCACGATCAAGAACTTTGCGATGTCGATTGCCGAGCAGGAAGAACTGCTCGAGGACATCTGCAACGACGTTCTTGGCTACGGGCCTCTGGAGCCCCTGCTGGCGCGCGACGACATTGCCGATATCATGGTCAACGGTGCGGGCCAGACCTTTATCGAAGTGGGCGGCAAGACGATTGAATCGGAAATCCGGTTCCGCGACAACAGCCAGCTCTTGTCGATCTGCCAGCGGATCGTCAGCCAGGTCGGCCGACGTGTCGATGAATCCTCGCCCATCTGCGATGCCCGCCTGCCGGACGGTTCGCGTGTGAACGTTATTGCACCGCCACTGTCTCTCGACGGCCCCGCCCTGACCATTCGCAAGTTCAAAAAGGACAAGCTGACGCTCGATCAGTTGGTCAAGTTCGGCTCTATCACGCCGGAGGGTGCGGCCGTTCTGCAGATCATCGGACGCGTGCGCTGTAACGTTGTCATTTCTGGCGGTACAGGCTCTGGTAAGACAACACTTCTCAACTGCCTGACGCGCTATATCGACGGACACGAGCGCATCATCACCTGCGAAGATACGGCCGAATTGCAGCTGCAGCAGCCGCATGTCGTGAGGCTTGAAACCCGGCCACCCAATATTGAAGGCGAGGGCGAAATCACCATGCGTGATCTCGTCAAGAACTGCCTTCGTATGCGCCCGGAACGCATCATCGTCGGTGAAGTGCGCGGACCGGAGGTTTTCGACCTGTTGCAGGCGATGAACACCGGTCATGACGGTTCCATGGGGACGATCCACGCCAATACGCCGCGCGAGTGTCTCAGCCGTATGGAATCGATGATCGCGATGGGTGGCTTCAGTCTGCCCGCCAAGACGGTGCGCGAAATCATATCCGGTTCGGTGGATGTCATTGTCCAGGCCGCGCGTCTGCGTGATGGTACACGCCGCATCACCCACATCACCGAAGTGGTGGGCATGGAAGGTGACGTCATCGTCACGCAGGATCTCGTTCGATACGAGATGGAAGGCGAAGACGCGGCGGGCCGCATCATTGGCCGCCATGTTTCGACCGGTATCGCAAAGCCGCATTTCTGGGATCGCGCCCGCTACTACAACGAAGAGCGGCGTCTGGCTGCGGCGCTGGACCAGATGGAAGTCAAGACCAACTGA
- a CDS encoding AAA family ATPase has product MSAIDYEIRTPGGSPEAIEEHSRPADLEALRPLPRISVHAFCETDTMHRVVERLGQDRRMSKVNLRVTSGSTDAAANMFAAAPTPNLIILETDAEPADVLTELAPLAQVCDPSTRVIVIGRHNDISLYRDLIRNGISEYLVGPVKMQDLLGAIAAIFVDPEAEPLGRSIAFIGAKGGVGSSTIAHNCAFGISSLFSTETILADLDLAYGTANIDFDQDPAQGIAEAVYAPERLDEVFLDRLLTKCSEHLSLLAAPSLLDRAYDFDRAAFQPVVEVLQRSAPVAVLDVPHAWNEWTRSLLAEVDEIVITATPDLANLRNTKNLLDALKKLRPNDKAPHLVLNQVGMPKRPEITPSDFLQPLEVEPIAIIPFDAQLFGNAANSGRMISELDAKSPTAETFSQIAHVVTGRNSAKKIRKGGLSKVLGLLARK; this is encoded by the coding sequence ATGAGCGCGATCGATTACGAGATCCGGACGCCGGGCGGATCGCCAGAGGCAATCGAGGAACACAGCCGCCCCGCTGATCTGGAGGCGCTGCGTCCGCTGCCGCGCATTTCCGTGCATGCATTCTGTGAGACCGATACGATGCACCGGGTGGTGGAGCGTCTGGGTCAGGACCGCCGCATGTCCAAGGTGAACCTCCGCGTTACCAGTGGCAGTACGGATGCGGCAGCGAACATGTTTGCCGCGGCACCGACGCCCAATCTGATTATCCTTGAAACCGATGCTGAACCGGCCGATGTGCTGACGGAGCTTGCTCCGCTGGCACAGGTTTGCGATCCCTCGACGCGGGTGATCGTCATTGGTAGGCACAACGACATTTCTCTGTATCGCGACCTCATTCGCAACGGCATTTCCGAATATCTGGTCGGGCCGGTGAAGATGCAGGATCTGTTGGGTGCAATCGCAGCGATCTTCGTTGATCCGGAAGCAGAACCGCTCGGTCGTTCCATTGCCTTCATCGGCGCAAAGGGCGGCGTGGGATCTTCCACGATAGCGCATAACTGCGCCTTCGGCATTTCGTCACTCTTCTCCACCGAAACGATCCTTGCCGATCTCGATCTGGCCTATGGAACCGCGAATATCGACTTTGATCAGGATCCGGCTCAGGGTATTGCCGAAGCGGTCTATGCCCCGGAACGACTGGACGAAGTCTTTCTCGACCGTCTGCTGACAAAATGCTCCGAACACCTGTCGCTGCTGGCTGCGCCGTCATTGCTGGACCGCGCCTATGATTTTGATCGCGCGGCTTTCCAGCCGGTCGTGGAGGTCCTCCAACGCAGCGCTCCGGTCGCGGTTCTGGATGTTCCACATGCCTGGAACGAATGGACGCGCTCGCTATTGGCGGAAGTCGACGAAATCGTAATCACCGCAACGCCGGACCTCGCCAACCTGCGCAACACGAAGAACTTGCTGGATGCCCTGAAGAAGCTGCGCCCCAATGACAAGGCGCCGCATCTGGTCCTCAATCAGGTCGGCATGCCGAAGCGTCCGGAGATAACCCCATCCGATTTTCTGCAGCCGCTGGAAGTCGAACCGATTGCCATCATTCCGTTCGACGCCCAGCTGTTCGGCAATGCCGCAAACAGTGGTCGCATGATTTCCGAACTCGATGCGAAATCGCCGACGGCGGAAACCTTCTCTCAGATCGCCCATGTGGTGACGGGTCGTAACTCGGCAAAGAAGATCAGGAAGGGTGGTCTCAGCAAGGTGCTGGGGTTGCTCGCTCGCAAGTAA
- a CDS encoding CpaD family pilus assembly protein, giving the protein MFTKSIAPALLIVSTALLTGCGNSQLTTGSIPMDYRERHPIVLTDAQTALDIPVGANDSRMTIGMRDTVKGFAQNFANSSAGFMQIQVPQGSVNAGAAAHMAGDIRKTLQTAGIRGDRIVMARYSAGGHNDAAPIRLSFIATKAVTGACGEWPEDLSDNTFGNRNWYNFGCASQNNLAAQLESPTDLLGPRAQTPIDAVQRSKVISTYRGTNTNSTTITINSN; this is encoded by the coding sequence ATGTTTACGAAATCCATTGCTCCGGCTCTCCTGATCGTTTCCACCGCCCTTTTGACGGGCTGTGGCAATAGCCAACTGACCACCGGCTCCATCCCCATGGACTATCGCGAGCGTCACCCCATCGTTCTGACGGACGCACAGACCGCACTGGATATCCCCGTCGGCGCAAACGATAGCCGCATGACGATCGGTATGCGCGACACGGTCAAGGGATTCGCACAGAACTTTGCCAACTCGTCTGCCGGTTTCATGCAGATCCAGGTACCGCAGGGATCGGTCAACGCTGGTGCGGCTGCGCACATGGCTGGCGATATCCGGAAGACCCTGCAAACGGCTGGAATTCGTGGCGACCGGATCGTCATGGCACGCTACAGCGCCGGCGGCCATAACGATGCCGCCCCCATCCGGCTCTCCTTCATCGCCACCAAGGCCGTGACCGGAGCTTGCGGAGAATGGCCGGAAGACTTGTCCGACAATACCTTTGGCAATCGTAACTGGTATAATTTCGGTTGCGCTTCGCAAAACAACCTGGCTGCCCAGCTCGAAAGCCCGACAGATCTTCTCGGGCCGCGCGCGCAGACCCCGATTGATGCCGTGCAGCGTTCCAAGGTGATCAGCACCTATCGCGGGACGAACACAAACAGCACGACGATCACGATCAACTCGAACTGA